The genome window GAAGGTCGAGCGAATAGGTAATATGAACTACCCGCAGGAAGCGAGGCAAAAAGGCCTAAGTGGTAGCCTGATGTTGTCTGTAGATATTAATCCTGACGGCAGTGTGCCAGCGGGTGGCATCGTCGTATCACGTTCATCAGGCCATAAAGTACTGGATGATGCCGCGGTCAAGATCGTCCGACTGGGGGCGCCTTATGCTGCCATACCGGAAGATGTATTGAAAAATAACGATATGCTGACCGTGATTCGTACCTGGAAGTTTGAAACTGGTCGAGGTCTGTCAACAAGATAAAAAAAGCCGGCAACAACGTATTGTTACCGGCTTAACTGAATATTACTGAAATAAATACTGGCGAATTTCTTGTTCGCTTTTATTGATAAAGTTTTTGTTAATGGTCTGACTGATATATTTTTGTGTCACTTCACCCATTTGTTGCTTGAGTGCCCCCAGAAAGCTGGGTGGGGAAATCAACACAAGGTCGTTGACATCACCTGTGCGGCGAGCCGTTTCCAAACGCTCACTTAAGTCATGAGCAAACATTTGCATTTCCTGTTTTTTCGGTTCCGTTTTGGACTCCATAGCATGACGCCCTCCAGAACCATAACTATCGAAACCTCGCCCCGGCTCGTCAGATACTAAGTCCTGATTATGAGCGCGACTGGCAGTATTGACCATGTCATCGATTTCTTTAAGTGGACTAGTCCGACTCTCAACAGAAAAAATCCGAGCCCGACTGCTCTCGGCGACAACGATCCACTTTTTCTTCATAGTCGATTCTCCTTCTCGCTTGGGAAAACAAGCAACACAGAGCAATAAGCGGGAAATCACCCTGCATCATCATTAACT of Methylophaga marina contains these proteins:
- a CDS encoding host attachment protein, giving the protein MKKKWIVVAESSRARIFSVESRTSPLKEIDDMVNTASRAHNQDLVSDEPGRGFDSYGSGGRHAMESKTEPKKQEMQMFAHDLSERLETARRTGDVNDLVLISPPSFLGALKQQMGEVTQKYISQTINKNFINKSEQEIRQYLFQ